AAGGATAATGATGAGAACCTGAGTGGCGAGGATATCCGGGAAGGACTAACCGCCGTTATCAGTGTTAAGATCCAGGAACCGCAGTTTGAAGGACAGACCAAGACTAAGCTAGGCAATAGCGAGGTGCGGGGGATTGTCGATACTATCGTATCCGAGGGACTGAGTGAATTTTTTGAGGAAAATCCTTCAGTTACCAAAAAGATCATTGAGAAAACAATTATGGCTTCCCGGGCTAGGGAAGCTGCCAGGAAGGCCAGGGAACTGACCCGCCGGAAGAATGCCCTGGAGGTAAGCTCACTGCCAGGCAAGCTGGCTGATTGTTCGTTAAAGGACCCTGATCAAACGGAAATTTATCTGGTCGAAGGTGATTCGGCCGGTGGTTCAGCCAAGCAGGGACGGGACCGACGCTTCCAGGCAATTTTGCCGCTCAGGGGTAAAATCCTGAATGTGGAAAAGGCCCGGCTGGATAAGATTTTAAATAACGAAGAAATCCGGGCGATGATTACCGCTTTTGGCTGCGGTATCAGTGATGAGTTCGATCTGGAAAAGAGAAGATACGGCCGGATTATCATTATGACTGATGCCGATGTAGACGGCGCCCACATCAGAACGCTGCTATTGACATTCTTCTATCGCTATATGCAGCCGTTGATTGAATCAGGCAAGGTGTATATTGCCCAACCGCCTTTATATTTGGTTAAAAAAGGCCGGGAGAGCTGGTATCTGTACAGTGACGAGGAAATGGATCAATTGCTTAGCCGGATTGGTCGCGACAGTATTAATGTGCAACGGTATAAAGGCTTAGGCGAAATGAATCCCGAACAATTATGGGATACGACGATGAATCCGGAAGGGCGTACTATTTTGCGGGTAACTATGGAGGATGCCATGGCTGCCGATGCGATCTTCTCAGTATTAATGGGTGATAAGGTAGAGCCGCGGCGGAACTTTATCGAGGAACACGCTCATAGCGTACGGAATTTGGATATATAAAAGTATCAGAAATAGAAAAAGGATTAGGTCATCGTTTGGATGAACCTAATCCTTTTTTGGTTATAAAATATTTATTTGGTTGAAAGCTATCGAGTACAAGGCAGCCGGGTTTATTTTGCTTCTTGCTTTACTTTGAACCAGGCGGCGTACATGGTAGGCAGCACCAGCAGCGTCAGGATGGTGGCGCCGAGCAGGCCGCCGGCAATGGCTACCGCCATGGGGCCCCAGAAATTACTGGGAACCAGTGGCAGCATGCCCAGGATGGCTGCTGCTGCGGTTAGCATGATCGGACGGAAACGCAGCACCGCCGAGTCAATAATGGCATCCCAGGGAGATTGGCCTGCTTTGATATGCTGTTCAATTTGGTCAATTAAGATGACTGAATTGCGGATGATCATTCCGCTAAGGGCGAGGACACCCAGTTCAGCTACAAAGCCCATAGGACGCAGCGTCAGCAGCATGGACAGGCTGACACCGATGATGCCCAGCGGAGCAGTTAACAAGGTAAGAATCATCAGGGGAATTCGCTGCAGTTGAATCATCAGCAGGGTAACAATCAGCAACAGCATAACCGGTACGGGCTGCAGCAGAAATTCCATAGATTGCTGACTTTTTTCCAGTGAACCGCCGATTTGAATACTATAGCCGGCAGGCAGGGAATCGCGGAGCGGTTTAAGCTGTTCGTAAGCCTGGTTGGTGGCGTCATTACCGGTGATGGTGGAAGCTACATCGGCCTGAACCGTAATGGTCGGCTTTAAATCCCGCCGCCAGATCATTCCGTCTTCGGCGGCATAGCTGATAGTAGCTATCTGGTCTAGGGGCACAAATTTACCATTGCCAATATGAATGGGCAGATCCTTGATGGTTTCCAGATTTTTTCGGTCGGCTGCATCCATGCGCAGGACAATGCCGACGGTTTTGTCCTGTTCATAAAATTCGCCTACTGTAACGCCGGACAGTTGAGTTTGTAAATCCGCGGCCAGACTTTGGCTATTGATGCCCAGCATTCTTGCTTTATCGGGATCGACGGCCAGATGCATGGTTTTTGTTTTTTCATTCCAGTCCAGGTTCACATGTGTCAGGTTGGGGTTGGCCAGCATGGTCTGCTGCACCTGGCTGGCAATCTCTCTCACCTTTTCATGGTCGTAGCCGCTGACACGCAACATGACGGGATAAGGGGAAGGCGGGCCGGTTTGAATAAGTTTCACATGGCCCCGCACCTCGGAAAATTGCTCGGCGAATAACTTGTTGATCTTATCCTGCAGAACCTGACGGGCTTCCAGGTCTTTGGCTACAATGACAAATTGCGAGTAATTGTTGGCCGGCAGCTTGGGATCGGTGGTCAGGACGAAACGGGGCGCTCCCTGACCGACGTAATAGCTGTAACTGGCAATATTCGGATCATTGGCCAGGGCCTCGGAAAACTGTTTGGATACATTTTCGGTCGCCTGCAGCGAGGAACCTTCGGGCAGGGTCATTTCCACAATGATTTCCGGCCGGACCGAGGGAGGGAAAAATTCCTGTTTGACAAATTTGAGTAAACCTATAGAAAGAACAAAGCTGGCGACAGTAATACCTAAGACCAGTTTACGATGATGCAGGCACCAGGTCAGGGTTTTCCGGAACAGCCGGTAGAACCGGGAGTTATACATGGCTTGGCCGTCGTGGCCATTTTCTTTGGTTTTGATCAGCCGATAGCCCAGGAGCGGAGTTACCATAACGGAAACAATCCAGGATAAGAGAAGAGCGATGGTGACTACCGTGAACAAACTGCTGGTAAATTCCGCGGCCGATCCCTGGGAAAAGCCGACCGGAATAAAACCGGCGCAGGTAATCA
The window above is part of the Propionispora vibrioides genome. Proteins encoded here:
- the gyrB gene encoding DNA topoisomerase (ATP-hydrolyzing) subunit B, which codes for MNEDITVNGNYGAGQIQVLEGLEAVRKRPGMYIGSTSSRGLHHLVYEVVDNSIDEALAGYCTKVDVTIHQDNSITVIDNGRGIPVDMHETGKPAVEVVLTVLHAGGKFGGEGYKVSGGLHGVGVSVVNALSMHLEVEVKRDGKVYTIRFERGNTVEELKVIGTTEETGTKVTFKPDPEIFEETEYHFDILKQRLRELAFLNKGLNIVLSDERTGVNENFHYEGGIVSFVEHLNKTKDPLHPKPIYLKGSKDTTLAELALQYNDGYVENIFSFVNNINTQEGGTHLSGFKIALTRSINDFARKLNMLKDNDENLSGEDIREGLTAVISVKIQEPQFEGQTKTKLGNSEVRGIVDTIVSEGLSEFFEENPSVTKKIIEKTIMASRAREAARKARELTRRKNALEVSSLPGKLADCSLKDPDQTEIYLVEGDSAGGSAKQGRDRRFQAILPLRGKILNVEKARLDKILNNEEIRAMITAFGCGISDEFDLEKRRYGRIIIMTDADVDGAHIRTLLLTFFYRYMQPLIESGKVYIAQPPLYLVKKGRESWYLYSDEEMDQLLSRIGRDSINVQRYKGLGEMNPEQLWDTTMNPEGRTILRVTMEDAMAADAIFSVLMGDKVEPRRNFIEEHAHSVRNLDI
- a CDS encoding efflux RND transporter permease subunit, which translates into the protein MSRLNLTEWSLNHKQLVYFFIAIIFMAGIFSYQKLGRMEDPDFVIRQMIVSVAWPGATAREMEEQVTDKLEKKLQDTPGIDYLKSYSQPGQAVIYVTLKDTVKEKDIRPTWLEVRNMVNDIKSTLPSGVVGPSFNDRFDDVFGCIYALTADSGYNYEDMRVKAEEIRRTLLGIKSVKKVDLLGVQPEKIYIEIENSKLSQLGIDPAVISSAIKSQSSMTASGMIETSSDNVYLRVTGLFTNMEDLRNLPIRVNDRTFRLQDIATITRSYSDPIEPKMYFNGQPAIGIALSMEKGGNILTLGDNLAETISKIKQDMPLGLELSQVSNQPEVVKDSIGEFVKSLKEAIFIVLLVSFLSLGFRSGIVVALCIPLVIAGIFVFMQIFGIDLHKVSLGALIISLGLLVDDAIISVEMMTVKLEQGWGRFEAACYAYTATAFPMLTGTLITCAGFIPVGFSQGSAAEFTSSLFTVVTIALLLSWIVSVMVTPLLGYRLIKTKENGHDGQAMYNSRFYRLFRKTLTWCLHHRKLVLGITVASFVLSIGLLKFVKQEFFPPSVRPEIIVEMTLPEGSSLQATENVSKQFSEALANDPNIASYSYYVGQGAPRFVLTTDPKLPANNYSQFVIVAKDLEARQVLQDKINKLFAEQFSEVRGHVKLIQTGPPSPYPVMLRVSGYDHEKVREIASQVQQTMLANPNLTHVNLDWNEKTKTMHLAVDPDKARMLGINSQSLAADLQTQLSGVTVGEFYEQDKTVGIVLRMDAADRKNLETIKDLPIHIGNGKFVPLDQIATISYAAEDGMIWRRDLKPTITVQADVASTITGNDATNQAYEQLKPLRDSLPAGYSIQIGGSLEKSQQSMEFLLQPVPVMLLLIVTLLMIQLQRIPLMILTLLTAPLGIIGVSLSMLLTLRPMGFVAELGVLALSGMIIRNSVILIDQIEQHIKAGQSPWDAIIDSAVLRFRPIMLTAAAAILGMLPLVPSNFWGPMAVAIAGGLLGATILTLLVLPTMYAAWFKVKQEAK